Proteins encoded within one genomic window of Dioscorea cayenensis subsp. rotundata cultivar TDr96_F1 unplaced genomic scaffold, TDr96_F1_v2_PseudoChromosome.rev07_lg8_w22 25.fasta BLBR01002187.1, whole genome shotgun sequence:
- the LOC120257571 gene encoding transcription factor MYB61-like codes for MGRHSCCYKQKLRKGLWSPEEDEKLLNHITMYGHGCWSSVPKLAGLQRCGKSCRLRWINYLRPDLKRGTFSEQEENLIIELHAVLGNRWSQIAAQLPGRTDNEIKNLWNSCIKKKLKQRGIDPVTHKPLLSETEDGTAAGGEDHNKPTAATNINDKPKLLSPASAMTTTCTTSYLPPLELMNHNQSAPSVFLWFNSQQQQQQQQELNCNTGSFMSATPSMGGTKSVMHGVQYWEGSHSSNSSASSGIELQSNGSLIESGGIFSWSDLTSDSEAQIHLDGEPEDLKWSEYLQGSFPVSAALRGHGGQPL; via the exons ATGGGCAGGCATTCATGTTGTTACAAGCAGAAGCTGAGGAAAGGTTTGTGGTCTCCTGAAGAGGATGAGAAGCTTTTGAATCACATCACCATGTATGGCCATGGCTGTTGGAGCTCTGTTCCCAAACTTGCAG GTCTGCAGAGGTGTGGGAAGAGCTGCAGATTGAGGTGGATAAATTATTTGAGGCCAGACTTGAAGAGAGGTACATTCTCTGAGCAGGAGGAGAACCTCATTATTGAACTCCATGCAGTTTTAGGAAACAG GTGGTCTCAGATTGCTGCACAGTTGCCAGGAAGAACTGACAATGAGATAAAGAACCTCTGGAACTCTTGTATAAAGAAGAAACTGAAACAGAGAGGCATTGACCCTGTTACCCACAAGCCATTGTTGTCTGAGACCGAAGACGGCACAGCAGCCGGAGGAGAAGATCATAATAAACCTACAGCCGCCACAAACATCAATGACAAGCCCAAACTCCTTTCCCCTGCAAGTGCAATGACTACTACTTGTACAACTTCTTATCTTCCTCCTCTTGAACTCATGAATCACAATCAATCAGCTCCCAGTGTATTCCTCTGGTTCAACAGtcagcaacaacaacagcagcagcaagAACTGAATTGTAACACTGGTTCATTCATGTCTGCTACTCCTTCAATGGGTGGTACAAAGTCAGTGATGCATGGAGTTCAGTACTGGGAGGGAAGCCATTCAAGCAACAGTAGTGCAAGCAGTGGCATTGAGTTGCAAAGCAATGGTTCTCTCATTGAGAGTGGTGGCATCTTCTCTTGGTCAGATTTGACATCTGACAGTGAAGCTCAAATCCATCTTGATGGAGAACCAGAGGACCTCAAATGGTCAGAGTATCTTCAAGGCTCCTTCCCAGTTTCTGCAGCACTTCGAGGCCATGGAGGTCAACCTCTTTGA